tttcttttaaagAAAGCAAACGAAGTGAGGATGCAAGCGTAGCCTTATGTGAAATGTATTTATCATGTATGTCATCCAGTAAGCGTACTTTGATGTAATTGAAAGTATTTTCAAACAGTTATCGGCATGGCTCCACGTCATAGTTTCCAAGAAAACTGGCTGTCAAATGATTTGTTCAAAGCATGGCTGCCGAAAGTTGAAGGTGATATGAAAAGGGCATACTGCAGAACGTGTCACAAATATTTGACAGCAGAAATCACTTGCCTCAAGCATCACTGTAAATCAAGGCAGCATACAAGCTTAGAAGAGAGGCGGCAAACAAGAAATACTGATCAGTGTCCTCAACCAGGCACATCTCAAAATGCCCAACACAACTTCCACGTTCAAGATCATGACTATCATGCACCTTCCCCAGAGACAGGTGGTGTGACAAGTGGTGTTGCTTATGCAACAATACTTTTGTTTGTATTCCTAGCGGAGCATAACTTACCATTCCTTATTTGTGATCACCTCATAGACTTAAACAAACGAATGTTCCCAGATTCAAGTATTGCTGCTGAAATGtcaatgaaaagaacaaagtgCACGAATATTGTTAATAAGCTAGGTAAATTCTCCACTGAACGTTTGGCCGAGAAACTTAGGTGGTGTAAATttagtattattgttgatgAAATCACAGACTGTAGTGACATTAAATCTTTGGCGATCATGACAAAATATTTTGATGAAGATGAAAGCACCATTAAAATTGCTATGTTGGACATTGTAGATGTTCATAGTGATGCCAACGGTTCAACTGGTCAGGGTTTGTTTAACATAATAAAACACTGCCTCATACATCATAATATCCCCTTAGACAATCTGACTGGTTTCGCATCAGATGGTGCTTCAAATATGATGGGTACCTTCAATAGCGTCACCAGTAGATTGAGAGAAGAATGTACTGGCATTACTATTTTTAGATGTGTCTCCCACAGCATTCATTTGTGTGCTAGCGAAGCAGCTAAAACCTTACCTCGTGCATGCGAAGAATTgctgagaaatatatataattactttGCACATAGCGGCAAGAGAAAATCTGAGTTTCGGGAATTCCAAGACTTCTGTAAATTAAAACCGCATAAAATACTGCATGCTAGTGTAACAAGATGGTTATCATTACATGAGGCTGTGGCAAGGATTTTGGAGCAGTGGAATGCCCTAAAGTTGTATTTTAATAGTAAAGTTTTTGATAATAGGTTGCTGGCTGTCGAAAACATTAAGGGGGCACTAGAGGATCAAGCAATAGTTTGCTATCTCCATTTCTTGAATTACATTTTGCCACATGTAAATAATTTTAACTTAGTTTTCCAGAATAAAGGGCCATCGCTTCACTTGGTTCATGACAAAATATATAGCCTGTATCGGTTTTTGATACATACCTTTTGTCAGGAGCATTTACTTTGTAAGGTTCCCTTATATAATGTCAACCCAGCAAATGGCAGTTTACACAAACCTGTTAACCAAATTTACCTTGGGGCAAAATTACACTCATTGTTTCAGACACCAAAATATGTGAATAATGTAGATATGGTAACTGATATGATTCAAGTTAAGATGTAAGACTTTTCTCATTGTACTATgccaggaaataaagaaaagatttgACCTAAATAATAAGTTATGGATGCTGACACGATGTTTGCATCCTAGACAAGTAATGGATCCCACCACCAGAGCTAATATGCCATCCATGAGCGACTTAATGGATGAATTGCCAAGGATCAGCAACATGTATGATAAGCAGGTTGTTGACAACGAGTGGAGAAATGTTCAGTTTTATAAATTTCCAGACCATGTTAAAGATACAAACAATGATATTTGTCAATTTTATGCTCATCTTATGACACTTAAAGACGCCATGGGAAATTTCCAGTACCGTACCTTTGCTACCTTCGCGCTTAATGTCCTGTCGCTTCCAACCTCTAATGCCGATGTTGAACGACTATTCTCTAAGCTAAATCTCATTAAGCGAAAACAGAGAAATTGTCTTCATCTGAACACTATAAAATCATTAATAGCTTTGAGCGAGATTTCTCATCAGCAAGGTGACTGTAGGACATTTGAGCCTGATTCTGAAATGTTATTGTGTCTTAGGAACTAAATGTAATCATacaagtgtatgtatgtatgtaattggTGTTGGTGGGTGATAAATTTATTTACTGTACATATAGCTTTGTACACaataatcatgatttttttctctgaaagattaatgtattttgttgtgatatatatatatatatatatatatatatatatatatatatatatatatatatatatatatatatatgttacactgtttgtgaaattgcccatttcatgaaatgggcaaacccaattatgaaatgaacctaacctaacctaacctaaccatttcatgaaatggccactccattgcacatttcatgaattaggttaggttagcttaggttaggttacgttacattaggttaggttaggttaggttaggttcatttcatgaattgggtttgcccatttcatgaaatgggcaatttcacaaacggggtgtaacatatttatatatatatatatggtaattTTCCGATATGGCAAAATTTCCTTTAAAGTTTGATTTACATATAattgctttcttatttttttttaaacctgcATATAATTGCTACTTTATGCTAGCTTTACAGCAAAAGTACTGGAGACACATTGTCATTGACTTAAGAAGCTTTCAGCATCGCATGGATAGATGGTCATATACGgatcacacaatctctctctctctctctctctaccgaaTGTCAAAAATCCAATACGTCTAGAAGCGATAGAAGATAGGAtaaaaacaaggacaagagTGTAGTTACAATGTGGGAAGTGTACTGATGAAGGCTTTGCCAGCAAGTTTTTAATGTGATAGCTGACACACCTAAGCATTGTATCAGCGCTGATA
The sequence above is drawn from the Portunus trituberculatus isolate SZX2019 chromosome 41, ASM1759143v1, whole genome shotgun sequence genome and encodes:
- the LOC123517180 gene encoding uncharacterized protein LOC123517180, with the protein product MAPRHSFQENWLSNDLFKAWLPKVEGDMKRAYCRTCHKYLTAEITCLKHHCKSRQHTSLEERRQTRNTDQCPQPGTSQNAQHNFHVQDHDYHAPSPETGGVTSGVAYATILLFVFLAEHNLPFLICDHLIDLNKRMFPDSSIAAEMSMKRTKCTNIVNKLGKFSTERLAEKLRWCKFSIIVDEITDCSDIKSLAIMTKYFDEDESTIKIAMLDIVDVHSDANGSTGQGLFNIIKHCLIHHNIPLDNLTGFASDGASNMMGTFNSVTSRLREECTGITIFRCVSHSIHLCASEAAKTLPRACEELLRNIYNYFAHSGKRKSEFREFQDFCKLKPHKILHASVTRWLSLHEAVARILEQWNALKLYFNSKVFDNRLLAVENIKGALEDQAIVCYLHFLNYILPHVNNFNLVFQNKGPSLHLVHDKIYSLYRFLIHTFCQEHLLCKVPLYNVNPANGSLHKPVNQIYLGAKLHSLFQTPKYVNNVDMVTDMIQVKM